A DNA window from Hydra vulgaris chromosome 13, alternate assembly HydraT2T_AEP contains the following coding sequences:
- the LOC136089593 gene encoding uncharacterized protein LOC136089593: MESYTIEQRVKVIQAYYENGRSNQNAYRALREFFGQFNRPNVRTIGKIVHKFEQTGSVGDVKRPTHARTARTAENIATVRDSVAEEPSTSTRRRSQQLHLSRSSMMNIMHKDLHLHAYKVQLTQELKPTDHLKRRQWSEWWQAKATIDDQFPTKIIFSDEAHFHLSGFVNKQNCRIWANVNPRVIVEKPMHSQRVTVWCGLWAGGIIGPYFFQK, from the coding sequence ATGGAAAGTTACACAATTGAGCAACGCGTTAAAGTTATTCAGGCCTATTATGAAAATGGGCGTTCAAATCAAAATGCATATCGTGCACTTCGTGAGTTTTTCGGTCAATTTAATCGTCCAAATGTGCGTACAATTGGAAAAATCGTGCATAAATTTGAGCAAACAGGGTCTGTAGGAGATGTGAAAAGACCAACGCATGCTCGTACAGCTCGTACTGCCGAAAATATCGCTACTGTTCGCGACAGTGTGGCTGAAGAACCGTCCACATCAACTCGTCGTCGTAGCCAACAATTGCACCTCTCACGCTCGTCGATGATGAACATTATGCATAAAGACTTGCATTTACACGCTTACAAGGTGCAGTTGACCCAAGAACTAAAGCCCACTGACCATCTCAAACGTCGTCAATGGTCAGAATGGTGGCAAGCAAAGGCAACCATCGATGATCAATTTCCGACGAAAATCATCTTCAGTGATGAGGCCCATTTTCACCTTAGTGGCTTCGTCAACAAGCAGAATTGCCGCATTTGGGCGAATGTTAATCCGAGAGTGATTGTCGAAAAACCAATGCACTCACAAAGAGTGACTGTTTGGTGTGGTTTATGGGCTGGCGGCATTATCGGaccatatttttttcaaaaatga